In one window of Plasmodium cynomolgi strain B DNA, chromosome 13, whole genome shotgun sequence DNA:
- a CDS encoding signal recognition particle subunit SRP14 (putative), protein MVLLSNAAFIEELNKLCGEVDEKKKTSIWITMKKVKRSIVKNVIPKKENSDKKNKRTNKDDNKGNKKYVCLVRATDGKKKKISTHVYDNVINFSQELSTIMRS, encoded by the exons TTGAAGAGCTGAACAAATTGTGTGGAGAGGTAgacgagaagaaaaaaacgtccATTTGGATTACTATGAAAAAAG TCAAACGAAGCATCGTGAAGAACGTCATCCCCAAGAAGGAAAACTCAgacaagaaaaacaaaaggaccAATAAAGATGATAACAAGGGCAACAAAAAATACGTCTGCTTGGTCAGGGCCAccgatgggaaaaaaaaaaaaatttcaacacACGTATACGATAATgtgattaatttttcccaAGAATTGAGCACCATCATGCGCAGTTAG
- a CDS encoding hypothetical protein (putative): MEINKSDTKTKTDKEINSLFLRKEIFDHAIIYTTNKIEESALLIYLKNLYEHFKNSKEGRKDGGTVHHDDQMYVTLDSWLSYNEIIKGQDHICSANFSHNVCKSLWILLSITLQSVRKKNNVKGQKTIFNAALEELHKKGGERHPKSEGGERHPKSEEGERHTKGEEGERHPKSEEGERHPKSEEGEWHPKSEEAISPNSSHTNGGSQVSKMGINMDSGVGDVAPPMKGSTTPQRDCGGEESGEKGDTPHGAWNENWLDEQVCIELVIFFIILQFLKIDNGKRKYDKNLSEDSWPHFGNSPRSLSSSSSGGGGGNGVGSSSVNASSSPSNCVSKSNLSDFFHFSGNNYNHFLKTYLIAFLCATDIVNSSTLTDTPLYFRSQHLFLLDFIIDTNDHTNVYERYLQKNEPKILYKTKEILTWLLTNLYMTDCESDEMVKDTSHSGNSLSSTTHPCGSIQTNGSHYGIENINNDIYEIKNIQGKTIYITSDKNIVNINNCKECNIFIFSNVEYLKIHLSLKIENVIDTNVYAYTETNIIIFGDTRNIQLAPYNVLNANQSECLRKSRISFGSKKCDLFAFPLKCKTSLFHSVGASHTALTHSASLAHTALTHTASLSGGASFPLSLKSSSGTLSRRADKSGKSAASSGAADIGLTANGAAGIGLTTNSATDIGLTTNGAADISLTTNGAADSGGSTANDGPCGKLFETSNLSSSFTDYVYYLLSPSKFFLTEFPSPNCSSEGGDRASGGGNHEEVCEYTSHLDDSHYDSDEKEPHPGEGTYNTGESQKYECLYLPEVYKNAIENQDDHILQFLSFMESIHLSGAQMQKVKKILTYKLYAYLKTSKKAFRVLTDLVAQEQDAPGGR; encoded by the exons atggaaataaacaAAAGCGACACGAAGACCAAAACAGACAAGGaaataaattctttattCTTAAGAAAAGAAATCTTCGACCATgcaattatatatactacGAACAAGATTGAGGAAAGCGCTTTActaatttatttgaaaaatttgtatgagcattttaaaaactccAAAGAGGGAAGGAAGGACGGAGGGACTGTCCACCACGATGATCAAATGTATGTCACTTTGGATAGCTGGCTAAGTTATAATGAAATCATAAAAGGACAAGACCATATTTGCTCTGCCAATTTTAGTCATAATGTTTGCAAATCTTTGTGGATCCTTTTGAGTATAACTTTGCAGAGtgtgaggaagaaaaacaacgTCAAAGGGCAGAAGACCATATTTAACGCGGCGTTGGAGGAACTGCACAAGAAGGGGGGTGAGCGGCATCCGAAGAGTGAGGGGGGTGAGCGGCATCCGAAGAGTGAGGAGGGAGAGCGGCATACGAAGGGTGAGGAGGGAGAGCGGCATCCGAAGAGTGAGGAGGGGGAGCGGCATCCGAAGAGTGAGGAGGGAGAGTGGCATCCGAAGAGTGAGGAGGCGATTTCTCCCAATTCGAGTCACACCAATGGTGGGAGTCAGGTTAGCAAAATGGGCATCAATATGGATAGCGGTGTGGGTGACGTAGCCCCCCCCATGAAAGGTTCTACTACACCACAGAGGGACTGCGGAGGGGAGGAGAGCGgcgaaaagggggacacTCCGCACGGCGCGTGGAATGAAAATTGGCTAGACGAACAGGTGTGCATAGAGctagtcattttttttataatattgcaatttttgaagATAGATAATGGGAAGAGGAAGTACGACAAAAATTTGAGTGAAGATAGTTGGCCTCACTTTGGAAATTCTCCAAGATCTTTGTCCAGTTCCTCCtcgggaggaggaggaggaaacgGTGTCGGAAGTAGCAGCGTGAATGCTAGTAGCAGTCCAAGTAACTGTGTGTCCAAGTCGAACCTGTCcgattttttccatttctctGGGAATAATTACaaccattttttgaagacCTACCttattgcatttttatgCGCAACGGATATCGTCAATAGTAGCACCCTTACAGACACTCCTCTCTACTTTAGAAGCCAACATCTCTTTCTTCTCGATTTTATAATAGATACGAATGACCACACGAATGTATACGAGAGGTACCTACAGAAAAATGAgccaaaaattttgtacaaaacgAAGGAAATCCTAACTTGGTTATTAACCAATTTGTATATGACCGATTGTGAAAGTGACGAAATGGTGAAAGACACATCACACAGTGGGAACAGCCTATCTTCCACCACACACCCATGTGGTAGTATCCAAACAAATGGATCTCATTACGgcatagaaaatataaataatgatatCTATgagattaaaaatatacaggGAAAAACAATATACATAACGAGTGACaaaaatatagtaaatataaataactgCAAAGagtgtaatatttttattttttcaaatgtagAATATTTGAAGATCCATTT GAGTCTCAAAATAGAGAATGTTATCGATACGAATGTATATGCTTACACTGAgacaaatattattatttttggagACACGAGAAATATCCAGCTTGCTCCGTACAACGTTTTAAATGCGAACCAGAGTGAGTGTCTTCGAAAGAGTAGAATTTCTTTTGGGAGTAAAAAGTGTGACCTCTTTGCCTTTCCCCTGAAGTGCAAGACGAGCTTGTTCCACTCGGTGGGCGCGTCCCACACGGCGTTGACCCACTCGGCGAGCTTAGCCCACACGGCGTTGACCCACACGGCGAGCTTATCCGGGGGGGCAAgctttcccctttcgctCAAGTCCTCCAGCGGCACCCTCTCCCGGCGCGCCGACAAAAGTGGGAAGAGCGCCGCGTCTAGCGGTGCAGCCGACATAGGTTTAACTGCAAACGGTGCAGCCGGCATAGGTTTAACCACTAACAGTGCAACAGACATAGGTTTAACTACAAACGGTGCAGCCGACATAAGTTTAACTACTAACGGTGCCGCTGATAGCGGTGGGAGTACTGCGAACGATGGACCGTGTGGAAAGCTATTCGAAACGTCCAACCTTTCCAGTTCCTTCACTGACTATGTCTACTATTTGCTGAGTCCATCCAAGTTTTTTCTAACCGAATTTCCCAGCCCGAATTGCTCGTCAGAAGGTGGAGACAGAGCCTCGGGTGGGGGGAACCACGAAGAGGTATGCGAATACACCAGCCATTTGGATGACTCCCATTACGACTCCGATGAGAAGGAACCCCACCCCGGAGAAGGTACATACAACACAGGGGAGAGTCAAAAGTATGAATGCCTCTACCTCCCGGAggtatataaaaatgctaTAGAAAATCAAGACGATCATATTTTGCAGTTTTTAAGTTTCATGGAAAGCATCCATCTATCAGGTGCTCAGAtgcaaaaggtgaaaaaaatactaacGTATAAATTGTATGCTTATTTGAAGACTTCCAAGAAGGCCTTCCGAGTGCTCACCGATTTGGTTGCCCAGGAGCAGGACGCGCCGGGCGGTCGCTAG
- a CDS encoding hypothetical protein (putative): MEQLSLIIIRLVIKLSEFSKMYILYRTNILCFTLLSVPILKAVNLNLLVEDFQMDVSIEQRRHVKKVYPG; this comes from the coding sequence atGGAGCAGCTCTCGCTGATTATTATCCGGTTAGTCATTAAGCTGAGCgagttttccaaaatgtatATCCTTTACAGGACAAATATACTCTGCTTTACCCTGTTGAGTGTGCCTATTCTGAAGGCAGTGAATCTGAATCTCCTCGTGGAGGATTTCCAAATGGATGTATCGATTGAGCAAAGACGTCACGTGAAGAAGGTATACCCTGGCTGA